The Bacteroidia bacterium genomic interval CGTATACCCTGGTTGCTGAGGAAGAAGCAGACCTCAAAGCTGGAAAGATTTCGATTAAATCACCCGTTGGAAAAGGGATTCTGGGTAAAGAGGTAGGAGATTTGATTGAAATTGATGTTCCTGCCGGAAAACTACAATTCGAACTTCTGGAAATCAGCAGATAGATGGCCTCAATATTCACACGGATCGTAAAAGGAGAAATACCCTGTCATAAAGTTGCGGAAACAGAAGATTATCTGGCCTTTCTGGACATCTCTCCAGTTGCCAGAGGCCATGTACTCGCGATTCCCAAACAGGAAGTTGATTACCTCTTCGATCTGGGTGATGATGCTTATGTAGGGCTACAGCTATTCGCCAAAGAAGTAGCTATTGCCCTCAAAGCTGCGATTCCCTGTGAAAGAATAGGTACAGCCGTTATTGGGCTGGAAGTACCTCACACCCATATCCATTTGATTCCTATCAATAGTATCGACGATCTCAATTTTAGCAAACCCAAGCTCAAATTGAGCCAGGAAGAATTGGCCGAGATCGCAGAGCAGATACGAACGAAACTATAAGAAAAAACCAATACAACTCTTTCTCCCCTTCAGCTTCTGAAGGGGATTTTTTTTGACCTTCCATGCCATTTATCTTTTCTGACTGTCTATTTGACGGAAGAATTTGGGGACTGCTGTAAAATTATCAACTCGGTCGTTTGGGTATTGTGTGAAAGCATAATGCTCCCTACTCAAATTGCTTCCCATTTACATAGTTTAAATAGGATAAAAATGGAAACGAAAAACGCACAATTACTATTTAGCAATTCGTGGGAGGACCCTCAGCTACTCCTCGAAGCATTGGGAAAAGGAAGAGGAAAACGCATACTTTCAATAGCTGCAGCAGGAGATAGCAGCCTGTCTTTGCTTTCAGGCTCTCCTGAAGAAATACTGGCTATAGATACCAATCCCTTTCAGCTCTACCTGGTAGAATTGAAGAAGATGGCCATTAAGCACCTGGATAGATGGGAAGTCCTGGCCTTTTTAGGATTTGCTCCTTGCGAAAATCGTCTCAGCTTCTACCAGGAACTCAAAGGCTGGTTGAGCTATGATGCACAGGTATTTTGGGATGCTCA includes:
- a CDS encoding HIT family protein, which encodes MASIFTRIVKGEIPCHKVAETEDYLAFLDISPVARGHVLAIPKQEVDYLFDLGDDAYVGLQLFAKEVAIALKAAIPCERIGTAVIGLEVPHTHIHLIPINSIDDLNFSKPKLKLSQEELAEIAEQIRTKL